The genomic DNA GTGTCTGCAAACCGTAAATGGCTGGACTCCGCCTTCGTTTTGCCGTGGCTATGTGTGTCCAGAGTACAGGCTTGTGCATGCATATGAGGTAAggtagattattattattattgttgttgttgttgtcataaTAAAAGTTTACACTCTGCCTAATTTGTTAACGTAGTAAATGTTTGCACTGACctcttcaaattaattttttaaatgctgtatctgttaaaaacagaattttgaGGAGCGCTTCTACAACACCAGCCACTGGGCAATAACCGAGATCGAAGACACGGACACTGGGACACTGATTGCTGCATATAATAAGCTGGATGCTTACATCAATGGAGCGAATGAATTAAGTAAGTGACACCATTCACTGAAAATTCGTtgggaaattaatttttcatctctctctctctctcatgcatgcagacatacaTGACTAGCACATTAATTAACTGCAAACTACTAGTGTACCACTGGCTGTGATGAAGACCAATAGTTAGACCTGCGTTTAGGCATTGTGCTGTTTTCTCAGGTCAGAAGATTCCACCCGCCAATCCTGTTGCGGTCACTATTCTCAAGTCTGACAGTGGGGAGGAGGATagatattttgtttctttatatGTACCACCTGACACCTCATTTCCCAAGCCTACTGATTCAACCATCGAGGAGTTCACCATTCCTGCTGGCACCATTTTTGTGAGGTAAGCAAAATACAAGCCCTTTAGTTTACACATGgattggagaaaaaataaattggagatacagaaaaaaaagtaaaccgACCTCAATCACTTCAGCTCTGGTTTTCTCTCAAACTCAGGGTCTTTGGGGGCCGACCATCTGTGAGCAACTGGCTTGACAACTTGGAAAAACTAGAGGAAGACTTACAATCAGCAGAGAAGCAGTACAACCCCCTCAGACAAATGGCTTTAGACTATGACAGCCCATTGAAGTTATTCTACAGACATGATGAGGTCTGGATCTCAGAGGCCTAAGGCCTCCACTGTCAGCACATTGTGCTTCCCTCTCCTGAATGCTAGAATGTCGGTCAGCATTCTCATGTTGCAGCTCTTCATGAGAGCGTTCAGTTGTTTGTCGTGTcacaaggattttttttatcagttcttgcttgacaagttttttttttcctggtgtaGGGTATTCAGTCTGATAATTGTGTTTTTCGAAATaaaatccatccatctattatttgtacccacttatcctggtcagtggggggggggggggtcgtgggcGCTGTCAGAGACAGAATGATACACAAAGATAAATCCTTCTCAAAGAGATATTTGAGTTTCAGAAGGGTTAGCTGCTGTTTGATTTCAGATGCACCTTTTCTTTAGTGCTGACTTCTTATGTGAATAgtaagagaaacaaaaataggCTATGGAATGTTATTTAACCTCCCAGCATCTTATAATCAAGTCTGTGGATTCCTAAGATGACATCCGAAATGGCCTTCATCTTCACAGGTTTACATTGCATCAAAACCGCATGTATTGGCATTAACCCATTTAAGCCCAGGGGAAACTAAAGTCTCCAAAGTCtctaccagttttttttccatctgtgaatattttttggatgactaTAGATGCTTCAAAAAGAAATCTCTGGGAAAAATCAGAGCATTAATGGGTTAATGAAAAGGGGAGTGATGTTATGCACATCTATATagtgtagggttttttttttttcaaatataatgtTGGATTGTACTGATTAAACAAGTTATTTTACCTGAGAGCACTGCTTTTCTACATTCCTTTCAAATGTGTGCTGTGACAGATAATTTCACTCGAAACGCTCCTTTTCAAAAGACAGAGCTGGCAAGCCTTTTGTTTTGACAGCCTGTGATAAGCTGTGCTAGCCGAGTGCGCCAGAGTATTTTTTCTGAGATTAGCATTTCCCCTCGAAAACATGCGATTGTGCTAATGTCACTGCCACTGTCGTGTAACACTCTTATAGTCTTTTCAAGGCACGCTTGGAATTTCAGCAATCGGGAAACGCGACGTGCTCCACAGACAACAAGCAAGAAAAACAGATGATTTGCGCTATACCTGTTTTTCCTGATTTACAAGCAGCCACGTGCCAGTTTGTCATTGCATTTTGCCTTCATTTGTTCCACTGCCACTTCTTTTCAGGGTAATTCATTTGAATGATAAAACAATGCTTAttataacaatacattttaggTTTTTATATATTAAGATGCCCTTAATAGGTCAATCGTTTTTAGATGTCATTTTGAATGTAAAACCCAGtctcttttaaaacaaaaacccttttttaatttcacaaataatgaTTGAAAATTAGTTTAATAAATTAGACTTTTCTTCAGATGCACAGAAGTAGAGCTAGCACATTTAATGTAATCAAGTAAAATTTACTGGAGCACTAGGGTTGTCCTTTTTGATTTTATCATGACAAACCATGATAAACCTCgggattatttaaaataaataaggtaAGTTCTCTCACtcgtttaattttgttttccaaaaacagAACTTTGCTGTATGTGAAAAGGTTTGTGTTAACTTGTATACCTAATTTGGTTGCAGTATAATCTTTAAGAGAAAGGTGACAGCAGTGAGACTGGTCTTTCTGCCAGGGTCAAGGAAGTAAAACAGGATCAACAATATTTACATTCCCGCACGCTCTTTAAATATGTAAGCAAGGTACTGAGGAACTTTCAAAGTATTGAAAGTCACAATGACAGAAAAGTCTGTGTAGAGGGAAGATGTTGTATCCTTAATGACCCCCACACTCACTGGACAACTCTACTGCATTCAGTAACTGGTCTTTACTgaaacacaccattacacactgagcacctcTGCATTCAGACACTGGTCTTTACTgaaacacaccattacacactgatACCAACCTTTGCCACCTTTATTGAATAAGACCActgtttcagttcagttgactgtgtgtgtgtgcgcgcacatgcgtgtgtgtgtgtgtgtgtgtgtgtgtgtgtgtgttttactccTCCTTTCATGCTTGGAGAAGTGGGACAgcccatgagagagagagagtgtgtgtgtgtgtgtgtgttgtttgtcaCTGTAACTGTAACCGATCGGAAACCAGCCTAATTAGTCTCTTCCTTTCCCTGGATGGAAATCTTATGAAACTGCACTTTCACTTTAACGGCTTAATTTATTGCGCACATGGCAAAATTGTACAGAAATCACAAAGTAAAAGTTTAAAGTCTCACCAGGTCCTCATCTTCTCCCTGCTGCATTAGAAATAATTATCCCATGTGCTAGTCCTATTAAACACTGCCATATCCCTGTCAGATGGTAAGATTCAGGGGGGCTGGTATACAACAGAAGGGGCAGTGAGCAGTTGGCTCCAGATATTGCATTTCATAGAAGGGGTGAGCATATGGAGTTGACTGTATTAGTGCGGTAGGTTGAacttgtgaatgtgtgtagaAACATTTTCTGGTATTGACTTACTGTGTCTGGTGACATGAATGGTTGATCGGGAACAAACGAAAATTGGTGAGTATTGATCTTTAATGGTATCCTTATTAGTCTGATGACTTTAGCTAAAACATAAACCAATCGAATTTAATAATGAAGAGAGATGGCCCACAATGTATATACTTTTGACCCTTTGAGTaccagtacaaaaataaatattattaatgtgcaaTCAATGTACAATGTCCAGATTACTATCTGTATCAGCATACTTCCCACTACTGAAAGAAATAATAGTTATGAAAATTTTAAGAACATTTCTACTTTGTTTATCCTTTATTGTACTATATATCTTATTAATTGCTCATCATACTAGGagtaattataaaaatgttaggCCTATttccacatatttaaaaaataacctcCTGCTTCATGAAAACCCCGCTGCTTCGTGAAATCCCCCCCTGGTGTCCCGGAAAATGAACCTTCAGTACGGGCATTCATCTGAATCCATGCACCACTAGGTGGTGCTGTTGATTTTCTGGAAGTTCAAAACTGGTAGTTCATAAAACCTTAAGGAAATATGAATTGCCACGCAATGCTAGGAAGCAATGCCTGGGGTGGATGTGTTATGTAATCAGAGAGGCTTTTGACAGAATAAGAGGCAAACCACCTCCAGCGTCATCTTCCACTGCAATCACTCAAAACGTCACTGCACCACATCCAGTGTACTAAAATAAACTTCACCCCACTGCAACACAAAATTGATGTTCTCCATGACATTTTAGAACAGATTAAGCATAATTTCTTTCTAACGAATTAAAAGAATGTCTCATATGTTAATCAGACTGTGCTAACaattttgtttggtttcaaGAGGGAAGGTTTCTTCTGTTCTGAAAAGTTGCAATACTGAAAGGTTTGTAGATCCCACTCTTAGTCTTAGTTACTGAGTGCCTGGTATGTGATGAATTAAGACAGTGACTAATTAAGACTGACTTCAATTAGCTTATTCTAATACTGGCACTTCATGCTGCAGTAATCGAGTAAGGaattactatttattttcatagtgCGTTGTTGCGTTTTAGTGTTAAACATACCCAGGTCCAGTGAACTGCGGTTGTTCTGCATTGGCGGTACTTCAGGTTCGTATACTGTTCGTTATGGTTACTTGTTGTAGTCGCCTGATAAGGTCTGCAAGCTGAAGTAATGTAGAGGGGGTGACTCATCTCAGCCACGACCAAAGCAAAGCTCCCACCTGTATGGTGataggcagccattttgtgccagaatgatCACCACACAACAGCTGAAGGGAAGAGAAAGGGGCTTTGTTAATTGACATTTGAAATTAGTAGatgtagagccaaaatggaaatATCTGGCAGGCCTCTGTGGAATCCCCTGCTGTGTGCTATaggtcatgggatctttaatggcCATGATGTGTCAGGAACacagctggggctggggctggttCTAATTCAGCTTAGTCAGCCCGGGAAGTTAACTTAATCCAGTGCTTAAAATTTAACATTTGTAGTGttaacatcagcctgcccagggacaacagatgaaaattagcgatctagctaaatctggcacatttacatctcataatagtgatgttgatcaatgtgtattgtccctgtcaaataaatagataaataaataaagtagaACATTCTCAGCATTCTTCAGTTCATGagtttaatttcattcatatttcttcCGTACGCTGAATTGACCCCAACTTTCGACCAGGACTTTGGTTTAATGACTCattgaataaaatatgtaatgaGGATGAAGGAAGGATTCAGGAAAAATTAAGTTCTGTAAAAGCTGGGTGATGAGCTAGAACCAGATAGAACCCCAGGGACTGGACCCGGGTAGAACCCCAGGGACTGGAACCGGGTAGAACCCCAGGGACTGGAACCGGGTAGAACCCCAAGGACTGGAACCAGATAGAACCCCAGGGACCGGAACCAGATAGAACCCCAGGGACTGGAACCAGATAGAACCCCAGGGACTGGGACTTCTGTTTGAAAATGAGAGAAGCTCTGGGGGAGGGTCCCCCCATTCCTCTATTCAGATGAAAGAGTCCGAAGTTAGAGAACATGATGAGgtgagaagagagacagaagtgTGTAGGCGGCATAGCACTGATGTGCCCGGATCAGAACCGAAGATTGTTCCACAGTACGATGTCATCTGCATCACTCTGCTGGAGTCCAGGCACTCAAAAGACTCCTCGCATGCTCAACGTGTTCAGTTTCCATGGAGATGGCCTTATAGTGGAAGACTGGTCCTTTTGTCAGGAACATAATTATACTTTTATACccatatctttaaaaaacataaaagtgtgtttttatgaGTCATACTGAACTCCAAGTGCGGTGGTCACATGTAATTCTTCTTTCAAAGTTCTTccaatcttttcattttgttatgcATCATTCCTCCTAGCGGGCTTGTACGTTGGGTCCTGATTTAGACTAGCGGTTGGAGTCTATGAAATGTTCAAAGATGAAGTGTGCAGTTAAAATAACAGTTTcacaatgtactgtactgtaatgacACCGGGTAAGGTTGTTGAAGAGAAAATATAGTGATGTGTGGAAGTCAACTCATTTCGATGCTgaagaaaagttgtgtaaaccTTATgactgttattttattaatctaGCTATCTGAACCTTTTTAGTCGCATATTTTGCTTCCTGATTTTGATTCCTGTCACATTGCAGAGGTTTCAGCAGGAAACTATACTGTTTAATCAACTTTTCTGACATGTAGGCACACAGTccttgaaatttaaatttagccCGTTTTGGATGTTGCATCCCAGTTTCCTTTTCAGCATCCCGGTCTCTGTGCCGTACCGAGCCGTACCAGAGATGACCCACAGAAATGCAAAGTAGGCCAGCGCGATGTTTCTGCAGGTCGTTTATCCTCAGAAGAATACCCACCGGTGTTCATTATAGatgaagtgtttttatttagacCCACAGAGCGAGGCGACCAGTGCTTTCCGAAGCCGACACAGAAGTGCTGACCGCAGCAGGAAGCGGTCGGGTTTAGATTAGGAGAGCCGCTGAGAGCTAACGGATCGCCATGTCAAGCAGATTCCAAACATGGATGCCACTGATCCACGGAACAGAGATCAGCGAATGGTCTGGGTTTCCCGAAATCTGCTTCATCCACCAGGAATGAAGCAGATTATGAGGAGCGTATGCTAGATCTTGTATCCATTTTCTCACCTGCTGGCCATAGAGAGAATTTAGGGGAGGCGTTGGCCTGTTCTTACACTTTCCCCAGTGGTGGGTCCCTTCTTTTGCTGGcacttatttatgtatttatttgtttgtttgttttttggtggggagggggtggtggtatGACAGTGCAGGGGTCACTACCACATGGGTGGAGGAGGAAACCAACAGGCTGTTCTCATTGTTTGCTTTACTTTACGTGTCTTTGAATTAGTCGTCCTGACACCTTGATTAAAAACATAAAGGAACTgggagaaaaaataacatgattCTGTTTCCGTATTATCTTTTTCACAAAATCCACTGTCTCAGCTGTGTAGTTATATGTATGACCCCCTGCGTGATAAGCCTCCTGCTTGTAAAGGTTCTTGTTTGGGTCATGTTTTATgattcttaatttttttcaagAGTGCTGTTAAAGTGCGTGACCATAATATATTTTGGTTGGGTTACTATCATTTCCTGTTGTCGACAACTAGCACAGTATATTTAAATAGTCATTCTGCATCGTGCTTGTGTGTCCAAACGTGAACTGAACCAAGAGGAGAAGTTACTGGCCTGTCTGGGTCTGTCTggtgaaagcagagagggtgggGTGCCCAGACCCTTCCCTGTCCCACATGGCACCGGGGGGGCTTCCTCACCCACGCTAGCTAAACTGGCAGCCGCTGTGTCTAGCTGCCTTCACTGCTTCCTTCCCATGTTGCCGAGCTCGCTGAGctcaaatgttaaaatatgataATGTGCAGTCCTGATTGCCAGACTTCACAAAGACTGCCAgactgcctgtgtctgtgtgtgcacatgcatgcatgtgtgtgtgtgtgtgtgtgtgtgtgcttgtgtgtgtgcttgtgtgcttgtgtgcttgtatgcatgtgcatgtgtg from Anguilla rostrata isolate EN2019 chromosome 18, ASM1855537v3, whole genome shotgun sequence includes the following:
- the soul2 gene encoding heme-binding protein soul2, whose product is MRTFFTEGTVFVCIILVCLQTVNGWTPPSFCRGYVCPEYRLVHAYENFEERFYNTSHWAITEIEDTDTGTLIAAYNKLDAYINGANELSQKIPPANPVAVTILKSDSGEEDRYFVSLYVPPDTSFPKPTDSTIEEFTIPAGTIFVRVFGGRPSVSNWLDNLEKLEEDLQSAEKQYNPLRQMALDYDSPLKLFYRHDEVWISEA